The proteins below come from a single Ahaetulla prasina isolate Xishuangbanna chromosome 16, ASM2864084v1, whole genome shotgun sequence genomic window:
- the RGS3 gene encoding regulator of G-protein signaling 3 isoform X17 — translation MTGRLNKVPNFKFVWSRPLPEEALKWGDSLEKLLQHKYGVAAFRSFLRTEFSEENLEFWLACEEYKNIKSQSKMIAKAKKIFTEYIAVQSCKEVNLDSYTREHTKENLQNISWGCFDLAQRRIYGLMEKDSYPRFLRSELYLDLINLRKPSPSL, via the exons ATGACAGGCAGGTTAAATAAAGTACCAAATTTCAAGTTCGTTTGGTCAAg GCCCCTTCCTGAAGAAGCTCTCAAGTGGGGAGACTCCCTGGAAAAGCTGCTGCAGCATAAAT ATGGGGTGGCTGCCTTCCGTTCTTTCCTGCGCACTGAATTCAGTGAGGAGAATTTGGAGTTCTGGCTGGCATGTGAGGAATACAAGAACATCAAGTCCCAGTCCAAGATGATAGCCAAAGCCAAGAAGATCTTCACCGAATACATTGCTGTCCAGTCCTGCAAAGAG GTCAATTTGGACTCCTACACCCGGGAACACACTAAAGAGAACTTGCAAAATATCAGCTGGGGCTGCTTTGACCTTGCCCAGAGGCGGATTTATGGCTTGATGGAGAAGGACTCCTATCCCCGCTTCCTGCGCTCAGAGCTGTACTTGGACCTCATTAACCTGAGGAAACCTAGCCCTTCACTGTAG
- the RGS3 gene encoding regulator of G-protein signaling 3 isoform X16 has product MPFFRELNKAPPAELRAELFWAAPGRSGRWGGLQRRHTTKEAKDIKNRLGLFRKRHEALESQSDKGTKPLRPLPEEALKWGDSLEKLLQHKYGVAAFRSFLRTEFSEENLEFWLACEEYKNIKSQSKMIAKAKKIFTEYIAVQSCKEVNLDSYTREHTKENLQNISWGCFDLAQRRIYGLMEKDSYPRFLRSELYLDLINLRKPSPSL; this is encoded by the exons ATGCCTTTCTTCCGCGAGCTGAACAAGGCGCCTCCCGCGGAGCTTCGGGCCGAGCTGTTCTGGGCCGCTCCCGGGCGAAGCGGTCGCTGGGGAGGCCTGCAGCGACGGCACACCACCAAGGA GGCCAAAGACATCAAGAACCGACTGGGGCTCTTTCGGAAGCGGCACGAAGCCCTGGAGAGCCAGTCTGACAAAGGGACGAAGCCTCTGCG GCCCCTTCCTGAAGAAGCTCTCAAGTGGGGAGACTCCCTGGAAAAGCTGCTGCAGCATAAAT ATGGGGTGGCTGCCTTCCGTTCTTTCCTGCGCACTGAATTCAGTGAGGAGAATTTGGAGTTCTGGCTGGCATGTGAGGAATACAAGAACATCAAGTCCCAGTCCAAGATGATAGCCAAAGCCAAGAAGATCTTCACCGAATACATTGCTGTCCAGTCCTGCAAAGAG GTCAATTTGGACTCCTACACCCGGGAACACACTAAAGAGAACTTGCAAAATATCAGCTGGGGCTGCTTTGACCTTGCCCAGAGGCGGATTTATGGCTTGATGGAGAAGGACTCCTATCCCCGCTTCCTGCGCTCAGAGCTGTACTTGGACCTCATTAACCTGAGGAAACCTAGCCCTTCACTGTAG
- the RGS3 gene encoding regulator of G-protein signaling 3 isoform X18 yields MIAKAKKIFTEYIAVQSCKEVNLDSYTREHTKENLQNISWGCFDLAQRRIYGLMEKDSYPRFLRSELYLDLINLRKPSPSL; encoded by the exons ATGATAGCCAAAGCCAAGAAGATCTTCACCGAATACATTGCTGTCCAGTCCTGCAAAGAG GTCAATTTGGACTCCTACACCCGGGAACACACTAAAGAGAACTTGCAAAATATCAGCTGGGGCTGCTTTGACCTTGCCCAGAGGCGGATTTATGGCTTGATGGAGAAGGACTCCTATCCCCGCTTCCTGCGCTCAGAGCTGTACTTGGACCTCATTAACCTGAGGAAACCTAGCCCTTCACTGTAG